A single Phragmites australis chromosome 4, lpPhrAust1.1, whole genome shotgun sequence DNA region contains:
- the LOC133915786 gene encoding dehydrin HIRD11-like → MSGIIHKIEETLHMGGGGDKKKEGEQHKKAEEHKKEGEHKEGMMEKIKDKITGEQGDKSGEHKDKSGEHKDKSGEHKDKDNKEKKDKKKKKDKKHGEGHDGHSSSSSDSD, encoded by the coding sequence ATGTCGGGCATCATCCACAAGATCGAGGAGACGCTCcacatgggcggcggcggcgacaagaAGAAGGAGGGGGAGCAGCACAAGAAGGCGGAGGAGCACAAGAAGGAGGGGGAGCACAAGGAGGGCATGATggagaagatcaaggacaaaATCACCGGCGAGCAGGGCGACAAGTCCGGCGAGCACAAGGACAAGTCCGGCGAGCACAAGGACAAGTCCGGCGAGCACAAGGACAAGGACAACaaggagaagaaggacaagaagaagaagaaggacaagaagcaCGGCGAGGGCCACGACggccacagcagcagcagcagcgacagCGACTGA